The Microbacterium maritypicum genome contains a region encoding:
- the fdxA gene encoding ferredoxin, with protein sequence MTYVIALPCVDVKDRACIDECPVDCIYEGERSLYIHPDECVDCGACEPVCPVEAIYYEDDLPDEWQDYYKANVEFFDEIGSPGGAAKVGVYSFDHPIIAALPPQGE encoded by the coding sequence GTGACGTATGTGATCGCCCTCCCGTGCGTCGATGTCAAGGACCGCGCCTGCATCGACGAGTGCCCCGTTGACTGCATCTACGAGGGTGAACGCTCGTTGTACATCCATCCCGACGAGTGCGTCGACTGTGGTGCCTGCGAGCCGGTGTGCCCCGTCGAGGCCATCTACTACGAAGACGATCTGCCCGACGAATGGCAGGACTACTACAAGGCCAACGTCGAGTTCTTCGACGAGATCGGGTCCCCGGGCGGCGCCGCCAAGGTCGGCGTCTACTCGTTCGACCACCCGATCATCGCCGCTCTGCCGCCGCAGGGCGAGTAG
- a CDS encoding AzlC family ABC transporter permease — protein MTAEREVWRESLGVVLATSAYGISFGALAVASGLDVWQTCVLSLLMFTGGSQFAFVGVFTAGGVAALPSAIASAALLGVRNVAYGMRMSPIVGGGPVRKAAAAHFTIDESTAVAISQSDPRLRQVGFWVTGIGIFVGWNITTLVGALVGDVLGDPKAWGLDAAAAAAFLALLWPRLRQRQAVVVGIAAAVVAAAFTPMLMPGLPVLVAAVVAIAVGWFNWMGRPATSVETTDAGPEATS, from the coding sequence ATGACCGCCGAGCGTGAGGTCTGGCGCGAGTCGCTCGGCGTCGTTCTCGCGACCAGTGCCTACGGCATCTCTTTCGGCGCCCTCGCCGTGGCCTCGGGTCTCGACGTCTGGCAGACGTGTGTGCTGAGCCTGCTGATGTTCACCGGAGGATCCCAGTTCGCCTTCGTCGGCGTCTTCACTGCGGGCGGCGTCGCCGCGCTGCCCTCGGCGATCGCCTCGGCGGCGCTTCTCGGGGTGCGCAACGTCGCCTACGGCATGCGGATGTCGCCGATCGTCGGGGGAGGACCCGTGCGCAAGGCGGCTGCTGCGCACTTCACGATCGACGAGTCGACGGCGGTGGCGATCTCGCAGAGCGACCCGCGGCTGCGGCAGGTCGGATTCTGGGTGACGGGGATCGGCATCTTCGTCGGCTGGAACATCACCACCCTCGTCGGGGCACTCGTGGGCGACGTGCTCGGAGACCCCAAGGCCTGGGGGCTGGATGCGGCGGCGGCTGCGGCATTCCTCGCTCTGCTGTGGCCGAGACTCCGCCAGCGTCAGGCCGTCGTGGTCGGCATCGCCGCGGCTGTGGTCGCCGCGGCCTTCACCCCGATGCTGATGCCCGGACTTCCGGTGCTCGTCGCCGCGGTCGTCGCGATCGCCGTCGGCTGGTTCAACTGGATGGGGCGGCCTGCGACATCGGTCGAGACGACCGACGCGGGACCGGAGGCGACGTCATGA
- a CDS encoding helix-turn-helix domain-containing protein, which produces MEELRTRIARTLRREREAASLSVSELARRAGISKATVSQLESGAGNPSVETLWALGVALGVPFAVLVDQQANAPTLIRADDLAGVPSSAAAYSATLLSASPPGARRDIYLIQAEPGDARRSDPHHPGTIEHVIMMTGQARIGPVDEPVLLGPGDYLTYAGDAPHIFEATAPGTSAVLISELR; this is translated from the coding sequence ATGGAGGAACTTCGCACACGCATCGCCCGCACCCTGCGTCGGGAGCGAGAGGCGGCGAGTCTGTCGGTGTCCGAGCTCGCTCGACGAGCCGGCATCTCCAAGGCGACGGTGTCCCAGCTCGAGAGCGGAGCAGGCAACCCCAGCGTCGAGACGCTGTGGGCGCTCGGCGTGGCGCTCGGCGTACCCTTCGCCGTGCTGGTCGATCAGCAGGCCAACGCACCGACCCTCATCCGCGCAGACGACCTCGCGGGCGTTCCGTCCTCCGCAGCCGCGTACAGCGCGACGTTGCTGTCGGCGAGCCCTCCCGGCGCCCGCCGGGACATCTACCTGATCCAGGCCGAGCCGGGTGACGCCCGCCGTTCCGACCCTCATCACCCCGGGACGATCGAGCACGTGATCATGATGACGGGACAGGCACGGATCGGCCCGGTCGACGAGCCCGTGCTGCTGGGCCCCGGCGACTACCTCACCTACGCCGGAGATGCTCCGCACATCTTCGAGGCGACGGCGCCCGGCACCAGCGCGGTGCTCATCTCCGAGCTGCGCTGA
- a CDS encoding MFS transporter: protein MTQTQPEQTKTSWFPMVSLFLAQVLMSFNVAALPISLGGMVSEFGVPPTVASTTIVMYGLAVAALVMTGAKLGQRIGWVLIFRIVIALFAASSVMMILAPTVWWAIAGQAVAGAAAAIIVPSIVALIAENYRGQQQATAIGAIGSARAISGVSAFLIGGTLGTLVGWRPMFFIVLGIAVVVFALSFTLRGDRGDASIRIDLVASLLIGAAIVLLTLGFNNLNSWGAVAATADAPFNVIGLSPAPVFIVVGLVLGQAFFLWTRRRMSEGRVPLIDLSVLGSSRERAAVYAMFIVVALEACVNFTIPLYIQIVQGRTPFDTSMAMMPFNLTVFVTATLVVRLYRRFPPRTIGVVGFILTTVALVWLSFVVNNNWETIPTIAGLIVFGIGQGALVTLVFNVLVTAAPAELAGDVGSLRGTTQNLASAVGTALAGALLVSLLGLSIGRAVVEHPELPPSLVAQVDMDNLNFVSNDDLRAALEATDATPEQVDAAVAVNEESRLGTLKLGLLLLAGISALAILPASRLPQYRPHEIPDPSPAAGSE from the coding sequence GACGCAGCCGGAGCAGACCAAGACCTCGTGGTTCCCGATGGTCAGCCTGTTCCTCGCACAGGTGCTGATGTCGTTCAACGTCGCCGCGCTGCCGATCTCCCTCGGCGGCATGGTGAGCGAGTTCGGCGTCCCGCCCACGGTCGCGAGCACGACGATCGTCATGTATGGGCTCGCCGTGGCCGCGCTCGTGATGACAGGCGCGAAGCTCGGTCAGAGGATCGGCTGGGTGCTCATCTTCCGGATCGTGATCGCGCTGTTCGCGGCCTCCTCGGTGATGATGATCCTGGCGCCCACGGTGTGGTGGGCGATCGCCGGACAGGCCGTCGCCGGCGCGGCCGCAGCGATCATCGTGCCGTCGATCGTGGCACTCATCGCCGAGAACTACCGCGGCCAGCAGCAGGCGACCGCCATCGGCGCCATCGGTTCGGCGCGCGCGATCTCGGGTGTCAGCGCCTTCCTGATCGGCGGCACCCTGGGGACCCTGGTCGGCTGGCGGCCGATGTTCTTCATCGTGCTGGGGATCGCCGTCGTCGTCTTCGCACTGAGCTTCACCCTGCGCGGCGATCGCGGAGACGCGTCGATCCGCATCGACCTCGTCGCCTCACTCCTCATCGGCGCGGCGATCGTGCTGCTGACGCTCGGGTTCAACAACCTGAACTCCTGGGGTGCGGTGGCGGCGACGGCCGACGCCCCCTTCAACGTCATCGGGCTCTCGCCTGCCCCCGTCTTCATCGTGGTGGGGCTGGTACTCGGGCAGGCCTTCTTCCTGTGGACGCGGAGACGGATGTCGGAGGGGAGGGTTCCCCTGATCGATCTGAGCGTGCTCGGCTCGTCGCGTGAGCGGGCCGCCGTGTATGCCATGTTCATCGTGGTCGCCCTGGAGGCGTGCGTGAACTTCACGATCCCGCTCTACATCCAGATCGTGCAGGGCAGGACCCCGTTCGACACCTCGATGGCGATGATGCCGTTCAACCTCACCGTCTTCGTCACGGCCACGCTCGTGGTGCGGCTGTACCGGCGCTTCCCGCCGCGGACGATCGGCGTGGTCGGCTTCATCCTCACCACGGTCGCGCTGGTGTGGTTGTCGTTCGTCGTGAACAACAACTGGGAGACCATCCCGACGATCGCCGGGCTCATCGTCTTCGGCATCGGACAGGGCGCGCTGGTGACGCTGGTGTTCAACGTCCTCGTGACGGCGGCCCCCGCCGAACTCGCCGGAGACGTGGGTTCGCTGCGCGGCACCACGCAGAACCTCGCCTCGGCCGTCGGTACCGCGCTCGCAGGGGCGCTGCTGGTCTCTCTTCTCGGGCTCAGTATCGGTCGCGCTGTCGTCGAGCACCCCGAGCTTCCGCCGTCACTCGTCGCACAGGTCGACATGGACAACCTCAACTTCGTCAGCAACGACGATCTCCGTGCCGCGCTCGAGGCCACGGACGCGACGCCGGAACAGGTCGACGCAGCCGTCGCCGTGAACGAGGAGTCCCGGCTCGGCACTCTCAAGCTCGGCCTGCTCCTGCTCGCGGGTATCAGCGCGCTGGCGATCCTCCCGGCTTCGCGGCTCCCGCAGTATCGGCCGCACGAGATCCCCGACCCGTCGCCGGCGGCCGGGTCGGAGTGA
- the dapC gene encoding succinyldiaminopimelate transaminase, whose translation MSVRDLADYPWDAVVPFRERAERHQDGLIDLSVGSPVDPTPEIIRRALAEATDAHAYPQTVGTPTLREAIVDWYARRRGVPDLRVDNVLPTIGSKELVALLPTLLGLGAGDIVVHPRVAYPTYEVGARVVGATPLPADDPQDWPQGTKLIWINTPGNPDGRTWTVDELAAAVSRARELGAVLASDECYAELGWDGEWATEPIPSILDPRVTGGSRANLLSVYSLSKQSNLAGYRAAFVAGCARIVGELLTARKHLGLMPPAPVQHAMAVALGDDEHVAVQKELYRTRRDALRPALEAAGFRIEGSEAGLYLWATEGRDAWESMARLADLGILAGPGPFYGADSAQHVRLALTAPTAHVREAARRLSTTDMATDM comes from the coding sequence GTGAGCGTCCGCGACCTCGCCGACTACCCGTGGGACGCCGTCGTCCCGTTCCGTGAGCGTGCCGAGAGGCACCAGGACGGGCTTATCGATCTGTCGGTCGGATCTCCCGTCGACCCGACCCCCGAGATCATCCGGCGTGCGCTGGCCGAGGCGACGGACGCCCATGCCTACCCGCAGACGGTCGGCACGCCGACGCTGCGCGAGGCCATCGTGGACTGGTACGCCCGACGCAGGGGAGTGCCCGACCTCCGCGTCGACAACGTGCTCCCGACGATCGGCTCGAAAGAGCTCGTCGCGCTGCTGCCCACTCTGCTCGGTCTGGGGGCCGGCGACATCGTCGTGCACCCGCGCGTGGCGTATCCGACCTACGAGGTCGGTGCGCGCGTCGTGGGGGCCACGCCCCTGCCCGCCGATGACCCGCAGGACTGGCCGCAGGGCACCAAGCTCATCTGGATCAACACCCCGGGCAACCCGGACGGCCGCACCTGGACCGTGGACGAGCTCGCCGCAGCCGTGAGCCGCGCCCGCGAGCTCGGAGCCGTCCTGGCGAGCGATGAGTGCTATGCCGAGCTGGGGTGGGACGGCGAGTGGGCGACCGAGCCGATCCCCTCGATCCTCGACCCGCGGGTGACCGGCGGAAGCCGTGCGAATCTGCTCAGCGTCTACTCCCTGAGCAAGCAGTCCAACCTCGCCGGATACCGTGCGGCGTTCGTGGCCGGCTGTGCGCGCATCGTGGGAGAGCTGCTCACGGCACGCAAGCACCTCGGGCTGATGCCGCCCGCACCGGTGCAGCACGCGATGGCTGTCGCTCTCGGAGACGATGAGCACGTCGCCGTGCAGAAGGAGCTCTACCGCACCCGTCGCGATGCCCTTCGTCCTGCGCTGGAGGCGGCGGGCTTCCGCATCGAGGGTTCCGAGGCGGGGCTGTACCTCTGGGCGACCGAGGGGCGCGACGCCTGGGAGTCGATGGCGCGACTCGCTGATCTCGGCATCCTCGCAGGCCCTGGGCCCTTCTACGGAGCCGACTCCGCACAGCACGTCCGGCTCGCACTCACCGCGCCGACCGCGCACGTCCGCGAGGCCGCGCGTCGACTCTCCACAACCGATATGGCAACCGATATGTAG
- a CDS encoding citrate synthase: MSAAADQTAKLTIGDTTAEFPVLRGTAGHDSIDFSTLTRQTGYTGLDYGFVNTASTKSEITFIDGDKGILRYRGYPIEQLAGSTSYLEVAWLLIYGELPSASELAEFDEKIRRHTLLHEDLKRFFSALPHTAHPMSVLSSAVAALSTYYEGQTDPHNPEHVELNMVRMLAKLPVIAAYAHKKSVGQAFLYPDNSLSFVDNFLKLNFGVHSEEYEVNPVMSKALELLLILHEDHEQNASTSTVRLVGSTGANQFASVSAGIQALSGPLHGGANEAVLTMLGQIRDSGQSVARFVERVKNKEEGVKLMGFGHRVYKNYDPRAKLVKEAADEVLSSLGVTDPLLDLAKELEELALADDYFRERRLYPNVDFYTGVIYKAMGFPTRMFTVLFAIGRLPGWLAQWRELQLDPQTKIGRPQQLYTGAPERSFPTR, encoded by the coding sequence GTGAGTGCAGCGGCAGACCAGACGGCGAAGCTGACGATCGGCGACACGACCGCCGAATTCCCGGTGCTGCGCGGCACGGCAGGGCACGACAGCATCGATTTCTCGACGCTGACCCGACAGACCGGATACACCGGCCTGGACTACGGTTTCGTGAACACGGCCTCCACGAAGTCCGAGATCACCTTCATCGACGGTGACAAGGGCATCCTGCGGTATCGCGGCTATCCGATCGAGCAGCTCGCGGGCTCCACCAGCTACCTCGAGGTCGCCTGGCTCCTCATCTACGGCGAGCTGCCGTCCGCCTCCGAGCTCGCGGAGTTCGACGAGAAGATCCGTCGTCACACGCTGCTGCACGAAGACCTCAAGCGCTTCTTCTCGGCCCTGCCGCACACGGCGCACCCCATGTCGGTGCTGTCCTCGGCCGTCGCCGCCCTCTCGACCTACTACGAGGGGCAGACAGACCCGCACAACCCGGAGCACGTCGAGCTGAACATGGTGCGCATGCTCGCCAAGCTCCCCGTGATCGCGGCCTACGCGCACAAGAAGAGCGTCGGCCAGGCGTTCCTCTACCCGGACAACTCGCTGAGCTTCGTCGACAACTTCCTGAAGCTGAACTTCGGTGTGCACAGCGAGGAGTACGAGGTCAACCCGGTGATGTCGAAGGCTCTCGAGCTGCTCCTCATCCTGCACGAGGACCACGAGCAGAACGCCTCCACGTCCACGGTCCGTCTGGTGGGCTCCACCGGCGCGAACCAGTTCGCGTCGGTCTCCGCCGGCATCCAGGCTCTCTCCGGCCCGCTCCACGGTGGTGCCAACGAGGCCGTGCTGACCATGCTCGGTCAGATCCGCGACTCCGGTCAGAGCGTCGCTCGCTTCGTCGAGCGCGTGAAGAACAAGGAAGAGGGCGTGAAGCTGATGGGCTTCGGCCACCGGGTCTACAAGAACTACGACCCTCGCGCCAAGCTCGTCAAGGAGGCCGCCGACGAGGTGCTCTCCTCCCTGGGCGTCACCGACCCTCTGCTCGACCTCGCGAAGGAGCTCGAGGAGCTCGCGCTGGCCGACGACTACTTCCGCGAGCGTCGCCTGTACCCGAACGTCGACTTCTACACCGGCGTCATCTACAAGGCCATGGGCTTCCCGACGCGCATGTTCACGGTGCTGTTCGCGATCGGCCGTCTGCCGGGCTGGCTCGCGCAGTGGCGTGAGCTGCAGCTCGACCCGCAGACCAAGATCGGTCGCCCGCAGCAGCTGTACACAGGAGCGCCCGAGCGTTCCTTCCCGACGCGCTGA
- a CDS encoding AzlD domain-containing protein, with amino-acid sequence MTLWSAILLAAVICLALKAAGYLVPPRVLEAPRTARISDLLTVALLAALVAVQTLGDGQAITVDARVPALLVAGGLLWLRQSFLVVVVAAAVVAALLRLFGVAA; translated from the coding sequence ATGACTCTCTGGAGCGCCATCCTCCTCGCGGCGGTGATATGCCTCGCCCTCAAGGCTGCCGGCTACCTGGTGCCGCCCCGGGTGCTCGAGGCGCCGCGCACGGCCCGCATCTCTGATCTTCTGACGGTGGCGCTCCTGGCGGCTCTCGTGGCTGTGCAGACCTTGGGGGACGGGCAGGCGATCACCGTGGATGCGCGCGTGCCCGCTCTGCTGGTCGCGGGCGGGCTGCTGTGGCTGCGGCAGTCCTTCCTCGTGGTCGTGGTGGCGGCTGCGGTGGTGGCCGCCCTCCTTCGTCTGTTCGGAGTCGCGGCCTGA
- a CDS encoding DEAD/DEAH box helicase → MSTFLELGVPAELAAVLADSGKTEAFAIQRDTLPDSLAGRDLLGRGRTGSGKTIAFALPLVARLAASGGQRRAGLPRGLVLAPTRELATQIAATIAPLAEAAGLRVTTVFGGVSQRPQEQALRGGVDIVVACPGRLEDLMKQQVVRLSAIEVTVLDEADHMADLGFLPGVTRILTATPAGGQRLLFSATLDRGIDTLARRFLSNAVSHEVDEESVPVGEMTHRVLVVDSTDNKTALVRELASGTGRRILFTRTKHQAKKLAKQLTAAGIPAVDLHGNLSQNARERNLGAFSAAPEDGGVRVLVATDVAARGVHVDNVDLVVHVDPPVEHKAYLHRSGRTARAGAAGTVVTVVLPEQRRDVKDLLRKAAISAPLEDVTTAAVTALVPERAAHVRPAPVQAPQQQRQSSKQRPAGGEKSGAANPPSRRRRRPRAGASGTGAGGGYSTQSGSRQGGRSSQGR, encoded by the coding sequence ATGTCTACTTTCCTTGAACTCGGCGTTCCCGCCGAGCTCGCCGCCGTTCTCGCCGATTCCGGCAAGACCGAGGCGTTCGCCATCCAGCGCGACACCCTTCCCGATTCCCTCGCCGGACGCGACCTCCTGGGTCGCGGACGCACGGGCAGCGGCAAGACCATCGCCTTCGCCCTGCCGCTCGTCGCGCGCCTCGCCGCTTCCGGCGGACAGCGCCGTGCCGGCCTTCCGCGCGGACTCGTCCTCGCCCCCACGCGTGAGCTCGCGACGCAGATCGCCGCGACCATCGCACCTCTCGCCGAGGCCGCGGGCCTGCGCGTCACGACCGTCTTCGGCGGCGTCAGCCAGCGTCCGCAGGAGCAGGCTCTGCGCGGCGGCGTCGACATCGTCGTGGCCTGCCCCGGTCGACTCGAAGACCTCATGAAGCAGCAGGTGGTTCGCCTGAGCGCGATCGAGGTCACCGTGCTCGATGAGGCCGATCACATGGCCGACCTCGGCTTCCTGCCCGGCGTCACCCGCATCCTCACCGCGACCCCGGCCGGTGGACAGCGTCTGCTGTTCAGCGCGACCCTGGACCGCGGCATCGACACCCTCGCCCGCCGCTTCCTCTCGAACGCGGTCAGCCACGAGGTCGACGAGGAGAGCGTGCCCGTCGGCGAGATGACCCACCGTGTGCTGGTCGTCGACTCCACCGACAACAAGACCGCCCTCGTGCGCGAGCTCGCCTCGGGCACCGGTCGCCGCATCCTCTTCACCCGCACCAAGCACCAGGCGAAGAAGCTCGCGAAGCAGCTCACCGCCGCGGGGATCCCCGCCGTCGACCTGCACGGCAACCTGTCGCAGAATGCGCGCGAGCGCAACCTCGGCGCCTTCTCCGCCGCTCCCGAAGACGGCGGAGTGCGCGTGCTCGTGGCGACCGACGTCGCGGCGCGCGGCGTGCACGTCGACAACGTCGACCTCGTCGTCCACGTCGACCCGCCCGTCGAGCACAAGGCGTACCTGCACCGTTCCGGCCGCACCGCGCGTGCGGGTGCCGCGGGCACCGTCGTGACCGTCGTGCTCCCCGAGCAGCGCCGCGACGTCAAGGATCTCCTGCGCAAGGCCGCCATCTCGGCTCCGCTGGAAGACGTCACCACAGCGGCCGTCACCGCGCTGGTGCCCGAGCGCGCAGCGCATGTGCGCCCGGCCCCCGTGCAGGCTCCGCAGCAGCAGCGCCAGTCCTCCAAGCAGCGCCCGGCAGGCGGCGAGAAGAGCGGAGCGGCCAACCCGCCGTCGCGTCGCCGTCGTCGTCCCCGCGCCGGTGCTTCCGGCACGGGCGCAGGTGGTGGCTACTCCACGCAGAGCGGCTCCCGTCAGGGCGGCCGCAGCTCGCAGGGTCGCTGA